The Bacillota bacterium genomic sequence CAGTCCGCGAAGGAGGACGGCACCATCTCCCACACCAGAAGGAGTAACAGTACCACCACCACCGGCTTGACTGCCTTGATCATCCCTTGCACCCAGGGCACCGCCCTGAACATGCCCAGCAGATGGTAAAGGACGAGCATCGCCGCCAGAGACGGCAATACCAGGCCGGCCAACGCTGCCACCACCCCCAGGGGGCCACCCACCTTGTACCCGATGTACCCCGCCATTTTGGTGGCGATGGGCCCCGGAAGGGCATTGCCCATGGCCAGCACGTCCGCGAATTCCTCCGTCGTCATCCAATGGTAGTTGTCCACCGCCTCGATCTCCACCAGAGGGATGGAGGAAGGACCACCTCCGTACCCCAGGACTCCCACCCGCGCGAAGGCCAAAAACAGTTGCCACCACACCATGCTGCGTTCCCTCCTCCAGTGCCAACGCGCCCTTCTCTGCACCGGCGGGAAAAAGCTTCGCTACGGGGACGCCTGGCCCCTGCCCACCGCCCTCGATCGGGCCGGGCTCCACCGGCATCCGCAGGACCAGCGGATAACGCTGGCGAATCTCACCTGGGTCAGAGTCCCGCTGCCTCCAGGGAGTGATGCTACGTTGCGTTCCCGTGCGCGAAAGAGAACCCGTAATCCCGGCCCGATCGAGTATGCGTTTACCGTGGGTACAGTGGCCCTGGTCGGGTACGCCATGGGCCTGGCGCGCCCCCCCACGCTGCTTTACCTCTCCGGCGCGTTGTTCCTGGCCAGCCTGGCCACCTTGCTTCCCCAGGTGCGGCCCTTCCGGGGCGTTGCCACCGCCTTGCTGGGACTGTGCCTGGGTCTCTACCTGGCAGCGCTTACCATACCGGCTGCCCTGCCCGCCGCCATCTCCAACGCCCGCCCCGAAATTGCCAACGCCGCCTTCAAAGCGGTCTGGATCATGACCGCCGTGCTGGTCGCCCTCATCGCAGGATGGAGGCTCCGCGACCTGGGAGCCGGCTGGGGGCGAATCAGCGCGGCATGGTGGGCCCAAGGTGCGGCCATGGCCGCGGCATTCCTGGTCTTCTATCGCTACCTGTACCGTCCTCCCGCGCCGCTGGTGACCAACCTGCCTGGTTACTGGCCATACGCCGCAGGGATCTGCATTTTCTTCGGGATCTCCAACGCCATGGCCGAAGAATACCTGTTCCGCCGCCTGGCGCAGGTACAACTGATCGATTATCTCGGCCCGGCCTGGGGACTGGTAGCTCAGGCGCTGCTGTACGGCCTCATTCACCTCGGACCCTCGTCCCGCCCCAGCGGGCCGGCCGGAGCGCTGGTCATGACCGCCCTGGGATGGTTCCTGGGCAGAAGCGCATACCGTACCGGAGGCCTGGCCCTGGCAGTAGCGGTGCACGCCCTGATCGACGCCTTCATCTTCTGGTGGAGCTAGCTCAGGCAGCCTTGAACACGGCCGGCAAGTTGGTGCGATAGCAGCAGGCGGATAGCGGCAGCCACCGGATGGGGCTCACTCTGATCAATTACCAGGTCCGCGGCTTCCTTGACCTGGTCGCTGGCCCAGGGCATGGCCACCCCGGTGCCGGCCCACCGCAGCATTCCCTCGTCCAGGGGACTGTCTCCCATGGCCACCACATCCCGGGCCGCGATTCCCGCCTGCTCGCAGAGCCGGGCCAGGGCCTGGCCTTTTTCCGCCGCTTCCGGCAGCACCTTCAGGTAGACCAGGGTTCCCGACCGCAGGGGAATGAAACGCGCTCCCCGTTGACGTTCCGGTGGGAAGGCTGTCAGCACCGCCTCAACGGCTTCTTCCCCGAAGATGTCCACCTGAGGTACCGGTACCGCCCCCTGCACCTGGAGTTCCCGGTACGCGGCCGGGACGGAGGGTACCACATGCACCCCGGGCGGGGGCTGTTCGGGTCGGCCCGGCAGGGTGAGCCAGGCCTGCGTATATATCTCATCGTCTACGTACAGCCCGTAAAGGTAGGAACCCCCGGCCAGGAACCCGAGCAGGTCTTCCACCAGATCGGGAGGCAGCAGGTGCAACTCCCTCACCCGCTCCCCAGCTGCATCCACCACCTTGGCACCGCAGTAGCAGATGACCGGGAGGGTAGGCTTAACCTGTGCCACGTATTCGCGGGCCGACAGCCAGCGTCGGCCCGTCGCTATGGTGATCTGGATGTTGCGCCGCCTGGCCTCCTCCAGCGCAGCCAGGTTCTCCGCGCTGATACTGCCATCCCGTCCGAGCAGAGTGTCGTCCAGATCTAGAGCCAGTAACCGTATCACAATTCACCGTTCCTTTCAACTCTCGGTCGGAGACAGTCTGCCGTCCGAGGGAAATGGCCGCGTGAGGCCAAAAGAGATGGTCGGAGCGGCCGGACTTGAACCGGCGACCTCGTGGTCCCGAACCACGCGCCCTACCAAGCTGGGCCACGCCCCGACCTCAAGATCCACGTTCATTATACGGTGGAAGGCCAGCTACTGCAATAGCGCCTCAGGCGTCGGCCCACACCAGGGACACATGGGTGACGTCGAAGCCGGCGGCGACAAGACGGTCAACGCATTCCTTGGGCTCGGTGGTCTTGAGACGCAACACTATCTGCGCCCAACCGGGGATGTCCCGCGGGAATATGGCCACCGCCGGAGCCCCGGCGCAGCGTTGTTAACCTTTCTTCGCCAGCACCAGGTCGTCTCCCTGCCGGTCGACCAGGATGGTGTCGCCAGAACGGAACCTTCCTTCCAGGATGGCGCCCGCCACCCGGTTCGCCACCCGGCGCTCGATGGTACGCCTCAGGGGCCGGGCCCCAAAGACGGGATCGTACCCCTCTTTAGCCAGCAGGTCACGGGCCGCCTCGGTGACCTCAAGGGCCAACCCCTGCTCCTGCAGACGGGCGGCCAGGCGGTCAATCTGGAGATCCACGATGCGCCTGATTTCGGCCGGCCCCAGGCTGTTGAATATGATGATCTCGTCCAGGCGGTTGAGGAACTCGGGACGGAAGTGACCGCGCACGGCCTCCATGACCCGCCGCCGCATCTCGGCATCGTCACGGCCCCCCAGTTCCTGGATCCAGGTGGAGCCCAGGTTGGAGGTCATGATCACCACCGTGTTGCGGAAGTCCACGGTGCGGCCGTGTCCATCGGTGAGCCGACCGTCATCGAGAAGTTGCAGGAGGAGGTTGAAAACCTCGGGGTGGGCTTTTTCCGCCTCGTCGAAGAGGATGATGGAGTAAGGACGGCGGCGCACGGCCTCGGTGAGCTGGCCGCCCTCCTCGTAGCCCACGTAGCCCGGGGGAGCACCGATCAGGCGGGAGACGGTGTGGCGCTCCTGGTATTCGGACATGTCGATGCGGGTGAGGGCCCGCTCGTCGTCGAACAGGAACTCCGCCAGGGCGCGGGCCAGTTCGGTCTTACCCACTCCGGTCGGCCCCAGGAAGAGGAACGACCCCAGGGGGCGGTTGGGATCGGCCAGCCCGGCCCGGGCCCGCCGGATGGCGTCGGAAACCGCCCGCACCGCCTCATCCTGCCCCACCACCCGCTGACGCAGCCGGTCCTCCATCCTCAGAAGCTTCGCCATTTCGCCTTCCAGCAGCCGGGTGACGGGGATGCCCGTCCACCTGGCCACCACCTGGGCGATGTCTTCCTCGTCAACCTCTTCCTTGAGCAGGCGCTGGCCGGGCGGGATGGCCTCAAGTTGTCGGTTGGCCTCTTCCAGTTCCTTTTGCAGGGACAGGCGCACGCCGTAGCGGAGCTCGGCGGCTCTCCCCAGGTCCCCGCGCCGCTCGGCCTGCTCCTCTTCAATGCGGGTGGCCTCGATCTTCTCCTTCAGTTCCCGCACCCGGCCGATGAGCCGCTTCTCTTCTTCCCACCGGGTACGGGCCTCGGCGATGCGCGCCCGCAGCGATTCCAGCTCACTTTCCACCTGGTGCAGCCTCTCCCGCGCCGCCCGGTCATCTTCCCGGGAAAGGGCCTGCGCCTCGATCTCAAGCTGGCGCGCCCGCCGCTCCAGGGAATCGATGGCTGCCGGCACGCTGTCGATCTCGGTCCGCAGCCGGGCCGCTGCTTCGTCCACCAGGTCGATGGCCTTGTCGGGCAGGAACCGGTCCGAGATGTAGCGCGCCGACATGGTAGCCGCTGCTACCAGGGCAGAATCGCGGATGCGTACTCCGTGGTGAACCTCGTATTTTTCCTTCAGGCCCCGCAGGATGCCGATGGTATCCTCCACGGAAGGCTCACCCACGTAGATGGGCTGGAAGCGCCGCTCCAGGGCGGCATCCTTCTCGATGTGCTTGCGGTACTCGTCCAGGGTAGTGGCACCCACGCAGCGGAGTTCCCCGCGGGCGAGGGCGGGCTTGAGCAGGTTGGAAGCATCGACTGCCCCCTCCGCCCCTCCGGCCCCCACCAGGGTGTGCAGTTCGTCGATGAACAGGATGATGCGTCCCTCGGCAGCCTCGATTTCCTTGAGCAGGGCCTTCATGCGGTCCTCGAACTCGCCCCGGTATTTCGTCCCCGCCACCAGGGCCCCGAGGTCAAGCGCCAGCACCCGCTTGTCCTTCAGGGTCTCCGGCACATCCCCGTTGGCCACCCGCTGGGCCAGCCCCTCCACGATGGCGGTCTTGCCCACCCCGGGCTCCCCTATGAGCACGGGATTGTTCTTTGTGCGCCGGGAAAGGACCTGGATCACCCGCCTGATTTCCTCGTCCCGGCCGACGACGGGGTCCAGCTTGCCGCGCCGGGCCAGGTCGGTGAGATCGCGACAGTACCTTTCCAGCACCCGGTACTTGCCCTCGGGTTCGGGATCGGTGACGCGCTGGGTGCCCCGGACCTGGGCCAGAGCCCTCATGACCGACTCTTCGGTTATCCCTGCCCGGCGCAGGGCCTGCCCGGCCGGGCCAGTGTCACCCAGCAGCCCAATCAACAGGTGCTCCGTGGACACGTACTCGTCCTTCAGCCGCCTGGCCACCGCCTGGGCCCCATCCAGGACCCCGGCCAAACGGGGCGACACATACGCCCCCGCCGCGGCACCATAAGCCCTTGGTGCCCGCCCCAGTTCCCTCTCCATCTCGGCGGCCAGGGCTTCGGGATTGGCACCGCACCGCGCCAGCAAGGTGGGCACCAGCCCTTCCTCCTGGCGCAGTAAGGCCAGCAAAAGGTCCTCCGGCTCAACCTGGCTGCGCTGGCCAGACCGGGCCAACGCCTGAGCAGAGGCCAGGGCCTCCTGCGACTTCACGGTGAAACGCTCCGGTTGCACGACACGCGCTCCTCTCTCAACAAACGGGCATCGGGGGACGCCGGCCCGCCGCTCGCGAGGCCTCAACAGACCGGCCTGCAGAAGGCAGGCCTTCCTGCAGGCCCGACCTGCCTCAGCGGGCGGGGGTCTCGGGCCGGAGGCGGGCCAATTCCTCGAACAGCTCCTTCTCGCGCTTGCCCAGGCGGGTGGGCAGTACCACCTTCACCCTGTACAGGAGGTCACCCCGGCCCCCGTCACGGCGGGGGAGCCCCAGCCCCCGCAGCCGCAACACCGCCCCGTTCTGGGTCTCAGGCGGCACCTTCACTTTAACGCGACCGCTGTCCAGGGTGGGTGCCTCCACCTCCGCCCCCAGGACGGCCTCCGTAAGCGAGACGGGCAATTCGTAGACCAGGTCGTCCCCCTCCCGGGTGAAGAGGGGATGGGGCTTCACCCGCACCCGCAGGTACACATCCTGGCCCCCCGCTCCTCCGGGCAGGCGGAGCAATTGTCCATCCCGCACGCCGGGGGGGACCCTCACCTCGAGGCGCCGGGTACCCCCGGGAAGCACCAGTTCCACCTGGCGCTGCGTACCGTGCGCCACCTCTGCCAGGGTGACCTCCAGGGTGCCCGCTTCCTGGGGGCCACCTCCTCCGTTGGGCGTTACCGTCTCTGCCTCGCGGGGAGGCCAGGTCCACCAGAAGGTCCGCCTGCCGCCGGACCTTCCCTCTGCACGTCCCCCGGCCGGGCGCCCCCCTGCAGCCCCGGCCGCCTGGGCCAGCAATTGCTCCAGATCCAGCCCCAGATCGGAGAAGAAGGTGCGGAAGAACTCGGAGAAATCCGCGCCCGCTCCTCCCGTAAATGTGGGACCGAATCCACCTGCCTGGCGCTGGGCACGCTCCCACTGGGACCAGCGGGGCCAGTCCGCACCCAACTGGTCGTAACGGCGGCGCCGCTCCGAGTCGGACAGGACGGCGTACGCTTCGTTGATCTCCTTGAACTTCTCCTCGGCCGCCTTGTCTCCCGGATTGACGTCGGGATGGTACTTGCGCGCCAGCCGCCGGTATGCCTTCTTTATCTCCTCATCGCTGGCGTCCCGGGAAACACCCAGGATGCGGTAGTAGTCCTTGAACTCCACCAGGGCTCACCGCCCCGCTCACTCTCGCACAGGTAGTCCCCAGGGAGCACGCCGGCCTGCGCGGCAGCGTGCACCCCACTGTGCACCCCATCAGTATCCACCGGGGCCAGCCTGCGGGCCATCGCCACGGCCAGGGCTCCCCGGCGGGCCGCCGGCCGCGGGGCGAACTACCCGCACCCGCGCCGGCCGCAGTACTTCCCCGCGATACAGGTATCCTTTCTGCATTTCGTCGGTTACGGTCTCCGCTTCCACGTCGGGCGACTCCCACACGGCCACCGCCTCGTGGAAACGGGGATCGAATGGATTGCCCAGCGCCTGGATCGGCTCCACGCCCTCCTGGCTGAGCATGGTGTCCAGTTGCCGGGAGATCAGTTCCAGCCCCCGGCGCAGGCCATCGGGGTCGGCCGAGGCCATCACCTGGGGCATGAGGGCACGCTGGAAGTTGTCCACGACGTCCAGGAACCGCAGGAGAAGATCCTGCCGGCCGCGCTCCACCAGGCGTTCGACCTCGCGCTCCATGCGGCGCCGGTAATTGTCCAGGTCGGCCCGCGCGCGCAGGAACTGGTCCCAGTTGCGCTCCGCTTCCTGACGCTTGGACTCCAGTTCCGCCCGAGCCGTCTCCTGCTCCGCCAGGGCGCGCTCCAGTTCCGCCCGGGCGGTTTCCAGCTCTGCGCGAACGCGTTCCAGCTCCTCCCGGGCCGAGTCCAGTTCGGCCTTCAACCGCTCTACTTCCCCACGCGGGTCTTCCTCCCGCGGTTGCACGCAGCTCTCAGGATGGGTCACCGGTCACACCTCCGCCCGGCGGCTACTTGTCCCCGTCGCTGGGACGGTACTCGGCGTCAATGACGTCGTCTCCGCCGCCCCGCGACGACCCGGTCGAGGAAGCACCGGAGCCCCCCGACGAGCCCGCGGCACCCGCGGCCTGGCGGTACAACTGCTCGGCCATCCGGTAGGACGCCTGCTGCAATTCCTCCATGGCCGAGCGGATACGAGCTACGTCCTCGCCCTTGGTAGCCTCGCGCAGCGAGGAGATGGCGCGTTCGATGCGGGCCTTCTCGTCGGCTGACAACCTGTCTCCCATATCCTTCATGGTCTTTTCCACCTGGTAGATAAGGGAGTCCGCCTGGTTGCGGGCATCCACCAGGTCGCGCCGGCGCTTGTCATCCTGCGCGTATTGCTCGGCTTCCTTCACCATACGGTCGATCTCGTCCTTGGACAGTTGGGTCGACCCTGTGATGGTAATGTGCTGCTGGCGCCCGGTGGCACGGTCCTTGGCGGTCACATTCAGGATGCCGTTGGCGTCGATGTCGAAGGTGACCTCGATCTGGGGGATGCCACGCGGCGCGGGCGGGATGCCGTCGAGCAGGAACCGCCCCAGGGTCCGGTTGTCCCGGGCGAACTCCCGCTCGCCCTGCAGCACGTGGATCTCCACTGTTGTCTGCCCGTCGGCCGCGGTGGTGAATATCTCGCTCTTGCGGGTGGGAATGGTGGTGTTGCGTTCAATGAGCCTGGTCATCACGCCGCCCAGGGTTTCGATACCCAGGGAGAGGGGAGTGACGTCGAGCAGGACGATATCCTTCACTTCCCCGGCCAGCACCCCGGCCTGGATGGCCGCCCCCACGGCCACCACTTCGTCGGGGTTAACCCCGCGGTGTGGCTCCTTGCCGGTCAGCTTGCGCACCAGCTCCTGAATGGCGGGCATACGGGTAGCGCCACCCACCAGGATGACCTCGTCGATGTCGCGCTCCGTCAATTTCGCATCGGCCAGTGCCTGGCGGAAGGGACCGATGCACCGCTCAGTCAGGTCCCGGGTGATCTCTTCGAACTTAGCCCGGCTGATGCGCTCTTCCAGGTGCTTGGGACCCGAGGCGTCAGCGGTAATGAACGGCAGGGAGATGGTGGTCTCGGGTACCGAGGAGAGTTCACACTTGGCCTTCTCACACGCCTCCAGGAGACGCTGCAGGGCCTGCCGGTCCTTGCGCAGGTCGATCCCCGTTTCCCGCTGGAAGCGGTCGGCCACGTAATTGACCAGCCGCATGTCGTAGTCGTCGCCGCCCAGGTGGGTGTCCCCCGCGGTGGCCTTCACCTCGAATACGCCGTCGCCCACCTCCAGGATGGAGACGTCGAAGGTGCCGCCGCCCAGGTCCCACACCAGGATGGTCTCATTGGACTTCTTGTCCAGACCGTAGGCGAGGGATGCGGCCGTGGGCTCGTTGATGATGCGCAGGACCTCCAACCCGGCGATGCGCCCGGCATCGCGGGTGGCCGTGCGCTGGGCGTCGTTGAAGTACGCGGGCACGGTAATCACCGCTTTGGTGACGGGCTCGCCCAGGTACTTCTCGGCGTCCATCTTCAGCTTCTGCAGGATCATGGCGGAAATCTCTTCCGGGGAAAACTCCTTCCCCGCCGCGGGCAGGTACACGCGTACCGTGTCGTTGGGACCGCGCTTCACCTGGTAAGGGACCCGGTCTCGCTCCATGCTGACCTCATCATAGCGCCGCCCCATGAAGCGCTTGATGGAAAACACTGTATTCGCCGGGTTCAGGACCGCCTGGCGGCGAGCCAGTTGCCCCACCAGGCGCTCGCCCGACTTGGTGAATCCCACCACGGAAGGGGTAAGACGGCTTCCCTCCGCGTTGATGATCACCTGGGGTTTACCGGCTTCCATTACCGCGATGACTGAGTTAGTGGTCCCCAGGTCGATTCCCACGACCTTCGCCATACAGGCGCACCTCCTCGTCCACAATCGTCTCTTCTTGGTGGCTGCCCTCTTAGGCGTCCTCCTCGTCCCTTACCTCAACCGGAATCCGCCGGGCCGCCGAGCCCCCGGCGCCACCGTACACGGAACGACCCGCACCGGGGGGCTCGCGCCCGGACGCAGCGGCGGGCTCGTCGCCGGAACGGCCCCCCGCCTCTTCGTAGACACCGCCGGAACGGCCACCCATCTCGTCGGACAGGATGCCCTCCATGCGGAGGATCAGCTTCACCCCGGCCACGTTTATACGTTCAACGCGGATGAGGTGGCATATCCGCCGCAAGAGGATGAGGTCGTTCTCCGAGTACAGGCGGATGTTGTTCTCGGTGCGGAAAGGACACACCAGCCCGTACCGTTCCAGCACCCGCAGGGTCTGCGGGTTGACCCCCAGGAGGCGGGCAGCCACGCTGATGGTGTATACCGGTTCGTCCGGCCCGTGCAGGCGCAGGGCTGATCCCTCCTCATAAGGATCTTGCACTGGGCATTATAACCTTCTTATCGACCTCCGTCAACACATTGCACCCCCACCCTTCCCGGGCGCTCGATCCGCCCTGGAACCCGCTGCTATCGAGGTGAATGCCGCCACCACAGCACACCCCAGGCGGTCATCCAGCGCCTTCCCCGCCACCCCAGCCCCCGCGCCGTGCCCCGGCGCTACCCGGCGGCGCGACCCCTGCCACGCGGGGAAATAAGACCAGCGCCACGAGCTGCCCGCACCGACAACCCCGCCAGAACGCGGTACAGAAGCAGGTTCAAGGCCTCGTTCGTCCTGATGGCGAGCATCTCCCGGTCATCGGGCCAGGGACTGCGGGGCACCAATTCGCCGCACACGTCTGCCCCCACCAGTTCCCGGGACCTGCGCAACCAGGAGAGCCACCTGGCCAGGTCGGACATAACCAGGGGTCCGCTGCCCCAGGTGGTCCTCGCTTCGCGGAGGACGTCCTTGTCGATGCTCACGTACACCTTCCGGGTGGGAAAAAGCAGGCTGAACTCCTCCGGCAGCTCCCCGCGCACCTGCACCACCCGCTGAGGAGGAACCACCAGCAATTTGGCCCCCGTGCTTCCGTCCCCGGACCGGGGTGCCGCAGCCGCCCCCTGCCCCTCGGCTGCCGCCTCGGCTGCCGCCACCACGACCTGCCTCACGCGGGGCAACCTGACCACCTTCCCCAGCCATGACCCGCAGGTCACAAAACCGGGGATGCCCGGCTGCCCGTCCAGATGACGGTCGAAAACCAAGACCGTCAGAGGTTCACGGGCCTTGCGCCTGATTAGGTGGTACGCCAGGTGGTGGAAATCCCCCGTGCCCAGGAAAACCAAAGGCGGCCCCAGGGAGGCCAGCACACGACTCGCTCGGGCGAACGTCCACAGCGGCGCCATGTACCTGAGCCCTCGCGCTTCCAGGGCCACGCGTTGGGCGGCCATGCGCCACAGCCGCGCCTGCCACCGCAGGGATCCATCCGCGTCTACCACGGCAAACCCGGGATCCGGCACCTTCATGGCATCAGGACGTTGACGGCACCCGTAAGACCACGGGCCATGCCATTCACCGCCTCCATTATACCCATTCCCGCACCAGAAACCTCCCCGGGCCTTCACCGGGTGCCATTTTATGCCAGGGGCAAGTCCCCGCGAAAGGTGGTGTCAGGAGGGCGGGGATATCCACCAGTTGTCCATAGCCCGGTACCGGTCGCGTAACGGGCGGATGGCACCCCGTCGGGCCAGGTACAACTCGCGCGTGCTCGTGACCCAGCCCTCAATGTGTTCGCGGGCGGGGACCGGGTCCCACCGGTGCCCATGGGGACCGGGCGTAACGAATTCACCCACCCCGCCCGGGTGCAACGGCGCCCGACACGAGCACAGCGGGCACTCCACCTCACCCCGGCCCACCCGCAGCACCTGGCTGCCACAGAACGGGCAGGCAAAAATCCCTCCCTCAAAACGGGCAGCGCGCTTGCTGGCAGGCGTCTGGAAGGCCGATGCCGCGCCGGCGGGCGCTTCTTCAGCAACGACGAGGCGCCCCAGGGCGCGGGCCCGTTCCATCAGTCCTTCCTCCAGCAACACCTCCCCCGGGCCGGGGGCGTAGGCCTCCAGCCAGCCCACCGGATGGGCCTGCATGGCAAGCAGGAGCAGGTTGAGCAGGCCGGCACCGAAGGGATTCCATCCCCGCAGGCCGGCCACGCTGATGGCAGCACCCCGGCGCCCCCGCCTCCCCAGCTCCTCCACCTGGTGACCGAGCATGAGGTAACGATCCAGGACAAGCTTGATCACTCCCGCCGGCCCCAGAACGTAGGTGGGGGCCCCCACCACGAGGGCATCAGCAGCCGTCATCTGCTCGAACAACCAGGGCACGTCGTCGCCCAGCCGACACGGGCGACGGCTGAAGACGCAGGACATGCAGCCGTCGCACGGGAGGATGCGCAGGTCGGTGAGCCTCACCATGGCCACCTCGGCTCCGGCCTCCTGCGCCCCCGCCAGCGCTTCCTTGACCAGGATTTCCGTGTTGCCGAGGCGGCGCGCCGAACCCACCAGACCCAGCACCTTCATGGCACCCACTCTCCCCCGGGGCAACACCTGACGGAGCATCCCCATCCGTAGCTCATGACGGTAAGCACCACGTGCCCGACGACAATGTCAGATAAATCCTCAACGGAAAAGTTGGCCCGCGATTACCACCCGCATGATTTCGGAGGTCCCCTCGTAGATCTCCGTCACCTTGACGTCGCGCATGAGGCGCTCCACGGTATAGTCCCGCAGGTACCCGTACCCGCCGTGGATCTGCACCGCTTCCTCACAGCAGCGCATGGCCATGCGGGTGGCAAAGAGCTTGGCCTGGGCCGCCTCTCTGGTGAACCGCTCCCCCCGGTCGGCCAGGGAGGCCGCCCGGTGACACAGCAGGCGGGCGGCATCGATGTCGGTGGCCATGTCCACCAGCTTCCACTGGATACCCTGGAAGTTCAGGATGGGCTGTCCGAACTGCTCGCGTTTGCGGGCGTAATCGCGGGCCCGCTCGTATGCGGCTCGCGCTATCCCGATCGCCTGGGCGGCAATGCCCACCCTTCCCCGATCCAGCCCCGACAGGGCGATCCTGAACCCCTCCCCCTCACGCCCCAGCCGGTTTTCCTCCGGGACCCGGCATCCCTCCAGGTAGACGGCAGTGGTGACGGACGCGCGCAGGCCCATCTTCTCGAGGGGTGGTCCGAAGGAAATACCGGGCCGCTCCTTCTCGACCAGGAAGGCGGTGAGGCCGCGCGACCCCTGGGTGCGGTCG encodes the following:
- a CDS encoding chromate transporter — encoded protein: MVWWQLFLAFARVGVLGYGGGPSSIPLVEIEAVDNYHWMTTEEFADVLAMGNALPGPIATKMAGYIGYKVGGPLGVVAALAGLVLPSLAAMLVLYHLLGMFRAVPWVQGMIKAVKPVVVVLLLLLVWEMVPSSFADWKGIAVAVVSLGLIQFAHIHPALVIVGALAAGAFFFR
- a CDS encoding CPBP family intramembrane glutamic endopeptidase; translated protein: MRSRARKRTRNPGPIEYAFTVGTVALVGYAMGLARPPTLLYLSGALFLASLATLLPQVRPFRGVATALLGLCLGLYLAALTIPAALPAAISNARPEIANAAFKAVWIMTAVLVALIAGWRLRDLGAGWGRISAAWWAQGAAMAAAFLVFYRYLYRPPAPLVTNLPGYWPYAAGICIFFGISNAMAEEYLFRRLAQVQLIDYLGPAWGLVAQALLYGLIHLGPSSRPSGPAGALVMTALGWFLGRSAYRTGGLALAVAVHALIDAFIFWWS
- a CDS encoding HAD-IIB family hydrolase — translated: MIRLLALDLDDTLLGRDGSISAENLAALEEARRRNIQITIATGRRWLSAREYVAQVKPTLPVICYCGAKVVDAAGERVRELHLLPPDLVEDLLGFLAGGSYLYGLYVDDEIYTQAWLTLPGRPEQPPPGVHVVPSVPAAYRELQVQGAVPVPQVDIFGEEAVEAVLTAFPPERQRGARFIPLRSGTLVYLKVLPEAAEKGQALARLCEQAGIAARDVVAMGDSPLDEGMLRWAGTGVAMPWASDQVKEAADLVIDQSEPHPVAAAIRLLLSHQLAGRVQGCLS
- the clpB gene encoding ATP-dependent chaperone ClpB, translating into MQPERFTVKSQEALASAQALARSGQRSQVEPEDLLLALLRQEEGLVPTLLARCGANPEALAAEMERELGRAPRAYGAAAGAYVSPRLAGVLDGAQAVARRLKDEYVSTEHLLIGLLGDTGPAGQALRRAGITEESVMRALAQVRGTQRVTDPEPEGKYRVLERYCRDLTDLARRGKLDPVVGRDEEIRRVIQVLSRRTKNNPVLIGEPGVGKTAIVEGLAQRVANGDVPETLKDKRVLALDLGALVAGTKYRGEFEDRMKALLKEIEAAEGRIILFIDELHTLVGAGGAEGAVDASNLLKPALARGELRCVGATTLDEYRKHIEKDAALERRFQPIYVGEPSVEDTIGILRGLKEKYEVHHGVRIRDSALVAAATMSARYISDRFLPDKAIDLVDEAAARLRTEIDSVPAAIDSLERRARQLEIEAQALSREDDRAARERLHQVESELESLRARIAEARTRWEEEKRLIGRVRELKEKIEATRIEEEQAERRGDLGRAAELRYGVRLSLQKELEEANRQLEAIPPGQRLLKEEVDEEDIAQVVARWTGIPVTRLLEGEMAKLLRMEDRLRQRVVGQDEAVRAVSDAIRRARAGLADPNRPLGSFLFLGPTGVGKTELARALAEFLFDDERALTRIDMSEYQERHTVSRLIGAPPGYVGYEEGGQLTEAVRRRPYSIILFDEAEKAHPEVFNLLLQLLDDGRLTDGHGRTVDFRNTVVIMTSNLGSTWIQELGGRDDAEMRRRVMEAVRGHFRPEFLNRLDEIIIFNSLGPAEIRRIVDLQIDRLAARLQEQGLALEVTEAARDLLAKEGYDPVFGARPLRRTIERRVANRVAGAILEGRFRSGDTILVDRQGDDLVLAKKG
- a CDS encoding J domain-containing protein; amino-acid sequence: MEFKDYYRILGVSRDASDEEIKKAYRRLARKYHPDVNPGDKAAEEKFKEINEAYAVLSDSERRRRYDQLGADWPRWSQWERAQRQAGGFGPTFTGGAGADFSEFFRTFFSDLGLDLEQLLAQAAGAAGGRPAGGRAEGRSGGRRTFWWTWPPREAETVTPNGGGGPQEAGTLEVTLAEVAHGTQRQVELVLPGGTRRLEVRVPPGVRDGQLLRLPGGAGGQDVYLRVRVKPHPLFTREGDDLVYELPVSLTEAVLGAEVEAPTLDSGRVKVKVPPETQNGAVLRLRGLGLPRRDGGRGDLLYRVKVVLPTRLGKREKELFEELARLRPETPAR
- the grpE gene encoding nucleotide exchange factor GrpE; the protein is MTHPESCVQPREEDPRGEVERLKAELDSAREELERVRAELETARAELERALAEQETARAELESKRQEAERNWDQFLRARADLDNYRRRMEREVERLVERGRQDLLLRFLDVVDNFQRALMPQVMASADPDGLRRGLELISRQLDTMLSQEGVEPIQALGNPFDPRFHEAVAVWESPDVEAETVTDEMQKGYLYRGEVLRPARVRVVRPAAGGPPGSPGRGDGPQAGPGGY
- the dnaK gene encoding molecular chaperone DnaK: MAKVVGIDLGTTNSVIAVMEAGKPQVIINAEGSRLTPSVVGFTKSGERLVGQLARRQAVLNPANTVFSIKRFMGRRYDEVSMERDRVPYQVKRGPNDTVRVYLPAAGKEFSPEEISAMILQKLKMDAEKYLGEPVTKAVITVPAYFNDAQRTATRDAGRIAGLEVLRIINEPTAASLAYGLDKKSNETILVWDLGGGTFDVSILEVGDGVFEVKATAGDTHLGGDDYDMRLVNYVADRFQRETGIDLRKDRQALQRLLEACEKAKCELSSVPETTISLPFITADASGPKHLEERISRAKFEEITRDLTERCIGPFRQALADAKLTERDIDEVILVGGATRMPAIQELVRKLTGKEPHRGVNPDEVVAVGAAIQAGVLAGEVKDIVLLDVTPLSLGIETLGGVMTRLIERNTTIPTRKSEIFTTAADGQTTVEIHVLQGEREFARDNRTLGRFLLDGIPPAPRGIPQIEVTFDIDANGILNVTAKDRATGRQQHITITGSTQLSKDEIDRMVKEAEQYAQDDKRRRDLVDARNQADSLIYQVEKTMKDMGDRLSADEKARIERAISSLREATKGEDVARIRSAMEELQQASYRMAEQLYRQAAGAAGSSGGSGASSTGSSRGGGDDVIDAEYRPSDGDK
- a CDS encoding MerR family transcriptional regulator translates to MQDPYEEGSALRLHGPDEPVYTISVAARLLGVNPQTLRVLERYGLVCPFRTENNIRLYSENDLILLRRICHLIRVERINVAGVKLILRMEGILSDEMGGRSGGVYEEAGGRSGDEPAAASGREPPGAGRSVYGGAGGSAARRIPVEVRDEEDA